The following proteins are co-located in the Canis lupus dingo isolate Sandy chromosome 31, ASM325472v2, whole genome shotgun sequence genome:
- the LOC112669268 gene encoding LOW QUALITY PROTEIN: keratin-associated protein 10-8-like (The sequence of the model RefSeq protein was modified relative to this genomic sequence to represent the inferred CDS: deleted 1 base in 1 codon), which yields MADTCCSRTCLIAASTLSVCSSDLSCGGRLCSPSACTSSSWQVDDCQETCCEPPCCAPASCLTLLCTPASCGSSPCHQACPGSCQPSCGSCSPCQEGCGVSVCCKPVCCTPVCCKPLCCESSPCCQQSSCQPSCCNSSPCQEGCCVSVCCKPVCCTPVCCKPLCCEASPCCQQSSCQPSCGSCSPCQEGCCMSVCCKPVCCTPVCCKPVCCTPVCCKPLCCESSLCCQQSSCQPSCCSSSPCQEDSCVSVCCKPMCCTPVCCKPVCCKPVCCKPVCCKPVCCTPVCCKPVCCTPVCSKPVCCQASPCCQPSPCRPSSCVSLLCRPVCRPACCVPLSPCQPSCCPQASSVSLLCRPMCSR from the exons ATGGCTGACACCTGCTGCTCCCGGACCTGCCTTATTGCCGCCTCCACCCTGTCCGTCTGCTCCAGCGACCTGAGCTGTGGCGGCCGCCTCTGCTCGCCCAGCGCTTGCACCAGCTCCTCCTGGCAGGTGGACGATTGCCAGGAGACCTGCTGCGAGCCCCCCTGCTGCGCCCCCGCCTCCTGCCTGAccctcctctgcacccctgcGAGCTGCGggtccagcccctgc caccaggCCTGCCCCGGCTCCTGCCAGCCCTCGTGCGgcagctgctccccctgccaggaGGGCTGCGGTGTgtctgtctgctgcaagcccgtgtgcTGCACCCCCGTCTGCTGCAAGCCCCTGTGCTGTGAGtcctccccctgctgccagcaGTCTAGCTGCCAGCCCTCCTGCTGCAactcctccccctgccaggagGGCTGTtgtgtgtctgtctgctgcaagcccgtgtgctgcacccctgtctgctgcaagcccTTGTGCTGTGAGGCCTCCCCATGCTGCCAGCAGTCTAGCTGCCAGCCCTCCTGCGgcagctgctccccctgccaggaGGGCTGCTGTATgtctgtctgctgcaagcccgtgtgctgcacccccgtctgctgcaagcccgtctGCTGCACCCCAGTCTGCTGCAAGCCCCTGTGCTGTGAGTCCTCCCTCTGCTGCCAGCAGTCTAGCTGCCAGCCCTCTTGCTgcagctcctccccctgccaggaagacagctgtgtgtctgtctgctgcaagcccaTGTGCTGCACCCCTGTCTGCTGCAAGCCTGTGTGCTGCAAGCCTGTGTGCTGCAAGCCTGTGTGCTGCAAGCCCGTCTGCTGCACCCCAgtctgctgcaagcccgtctGCTGTACCCCTGTCTGCAGCAAGCCTGTCTGCTGCCAGgcctccccctgctgccagcccagcccctgcagaCCCTCCTCCTGCGTGTCCCTCCTCTGCCGCCCCGTGTGCAGGCCCGCCTGCTGcgtccccctctccccctgccagccCAGCTGCTGCCCCCAGGCCTCCAGCGTGTCCCTGCTGTGCCGCCCCATGTGCTCCCGCTGA
- the LOC112669269 gene encoding keratin-associated protein 10-12-like, whose amino-acid sequence MAASTLSVCSSDLSYGGRVCLPGSGDSCPDPSWQVDDCPESYCEPPCCAPASCLTLLCTPASCVSSPCPPACPGSCQPSCGSCSPCQEGCGVSVCCKPVCCTPVCCKPVCCTPVCCKPVCCESSPCCQQSSCQQSCCSSSPCQEDSCVSVCCKPVCCTPVCCKPLCCESSPCCQQSSCQPSCCSSSPCQEDSCVSVCCKPVCCTPVCCKPVCCTPVCCKPVCCKASPCCQQSSCQPSCCSSSPCQEDSCVSVCCKPVCCTPVCCKPVCCTPVCCTPVCCETSPCCQQSSCHSSCCSSSPCQEECCTPICCKPVCCTPICCKPVCCQASPCCQPSPCRPSSCVSLLCRPLCRPACCASPSPCQPSCRPQASSVSLLCRPVCSRQVCRRPACS is encoded by the exons ATGGCCGCCTCCACCCTGTCCGTCTGCTCCAGCGACCTGAGCTACGGCGGCCGCGTCTGCCTGCCCGGCTCCGGCGACTCCTGCCCCGACCCCTCCTGGCAGGTGGACGACTGTCCCGAGAGCTACTGCGAGCCCCCCTGCTGCGCCCCGGCCTCCTGCCTGAccctcctctgcacccctgcGAGCTGCGtgtccagcccctgcccaccagccTGCCCCGGCTCCTGCCAGCCCTCGTGCGgcagctgctccccctgccaggaGGGCTGCGGTGTgtctgtctgctgcaagcccgtgtgctgcacccccgtctgctgcaagcccgtctGTTGCACCCCcgtctgctgcaagcccgtgtgcTGTGAGtcctccccctgctgccagcaGTCTAGCTGCCAGCAGTCCTGCTgcagctcctccccctgccaggaagacagctgtgtgtctgtctgctgcaagcccgtgtgctgcacccctgtctgctgcaagcccTTGTGCTGTGAGtcctccccctgctgccagcaGTCTAGCTGCCAGCCGTCCTGCTgcagctcctccccctgccaggaggacagctgtgtgtctgtctgctgcaagcccgtgtgctgcacccctgtctgctgcaagcccgtgtgctgcacccctgtctgctgcaagcccgtgtgctgtaaggcctccccctgctgccagcaGTCTAGCTGCCAGCCCTCCTGCTgcagctcctccccctgccaggaagacagctgtgtgtctgtctgctgcaagcccgtgtgcTGCACCCCCGTCTGCTGCAAGCCTGTGTGCTGCACCCCTGTCTGCTGCACCCCGGTCTGCTGTGAGACCTCCCCCTGCTGCCAACAGTCTAGCTGCCATTCCTCCTGCTgcagctcctccccctgccaggaaGA GTGCTGCACCCCCATCTGCTGCAAGCCCGTCTGCTGCACCCCCATCTGCTGCAAGCCTGTCTGCTGCCAGgcctccccctgctgccagcccagcccctgcagaCCCTCCTCCTGCGTGTCCCTCCTCTGCCGCCCCTTGTGCCGGCCCGCCTGCtgcgcctccccctccccctgccagcccaGCTGTCGCCCCCAGGCCTCCAGTGTGTCCCTGCTGTGCCGCCCCGTGTGCTCCCGCCAGGTCTGCCGCCGCCCCGCCTGCAGCTGA
- the LOC112669270 gene encoding keratin-associated protein 12-1-like: protein MCHTSCSEGCQPACCVPSSCQVSSCVPSSCQVSSCVPVSCRPVVCFPVSCKPAVCLPVSCKPIAYVASSCQSSGCCQPSCPTLVCTPGPCGTPNCC from the exons ATGTGCCACACCAGCTGCTCCGAGGGCTGCCAGCCGGCCTGCTGCGTGCCCAGCTCCTGCCAG GTGTCCAGCTGCGTGCCCAGCTCCTGCCAGGTGTCCAGCTGTGTGCCCGTGAGCTGCAGGCCAGTTGTGTGCTTTCCAGTGAGCTGCAAGCCTGCCGTGTGCCTGCCCGTGAGCTGCAAGCCCATCGCGTATGTGGCCTCCTCCTGCCAGTCCTCTGGTTGCTGCCAGCCCTCGTGCCCCACCCTGGTCTGCACCCCTGGCCCATGTGGCACCCCCAATTGCTGCTGA
- the LOC112669271 gene encoding keratin-associated protein 12-1-like isoform X3, with product MCHTSCSPGCQASCFTSSPCQASGYMPVSCQPSVSMPVSCRPSVSMPVSCQPASSVCLPVSCKPLVFVASSCQSSGSCQPSRPTLVCRPVSCRTPSCFCP from the exons ATGTGCCACACCAGCTGCTCCCCGGGCTGCCAGGCTTCCTGCTTCACCTCCAGCCCCTGCCAGGCGTCCGGCTACATGCCCGTGAGCTGCCAGCCCTCCGTGTCCATGCCCGTGAGCTGCCGGCCCTCCGTGTCCATGCCCGTGAGCTGCCAGCCTGCC TCCTCCGTGTGCCTGCCCGTGAGCTGCAAGCCCCTGGTGTTCGTGGCCTCCTCCTGCCAGTCCTCTGGGTCCTGCCAGCCCTCCCGCCCCACCCTGGTCTGCAGGCCCGTCTCCTGTCGCACCCCGTCCTGCTTCTGCCCATGA
- the LOC112669271 gene encoding keratin-associated protein 12-1-like isoform X1, producing MCHTSCSPGCQASCFTSSPCQASGYMPVSCQPSVSMPVSCRPSVSMPVSCQPAVSVPVSCRPSVYVIPSSQSSVCLPVSCKPLVFVASSCQSSGSCQPSRPTLVCRPVSCRTPSCFCP from the coding sequence ATGTGCCACACCAGCTGCTCCCCGGGCTGCCAGGCTTCCTGCTTCACCTCCAGCCCCTGCCAGGCGTCCGGCTACATGCCCGTGAGCTGCCAGCCCTCCGTGTCCATGCCCGTGAGCTGCCGGCCCTCCGTGTCCATGCCCGTGAGCTGCCAGCCTGCCGTGTCTGTGCCTGTGAGCTGCCGGCCCTCCGTGTATGTCATCCCCTCCTCCCAGTCCTCCGTGTGCCTGCCCGTGAGCTGCAAGCCCCTGGTGTTCGTGGCCTCCTCCTGCCAGTCCTCTGGGTCCTGCCAGCCCTCCCGCCCCACCCTGGTCTGCAGGCCCGTCTCCTGTCGCACCCCGTCCTGCTTCTGCCCATGA
- the LOC112669271 gene encoding keratin-associated protein 12-3-like isoform X2, whose product MCHTSCSPGCQASCFTSSPCQASGYMPVSCQPSVSMPVSCRPSVCRPSVYVIPSSQSSVCLPVSCKPLVFVASSCQSSGSCQPSRPTLVCRPVSCRTPSCFCP is encoded by the exons ATGTGCCACACCAGCTGCTCCCCGGGCTGCCAGGCTTCCTGCTTCACCTCCAGCCCCTGCCAGGCGTCCGGCTACATGCCCGTGAGCTGCCAGCCCTCCGTGTCCATGCCCGTGAGCTGCCGGCCCTCCGT CTGCCGGCCCTCCGTGTATGTCATCCCCTCCTCCCAGTCCTCCGTGTGCCTGCCCGTGAGCTGCAAGCCCCTGGTGTTCGTGGCCTCCTCCTGCCAGTCCTCTGGGTCCTGCCAGCCCTCCCGCCCCACCCTGGTCTGCAGGCCCGTCTCCTGTCGCACCCCGTCCTGCTTCTGCCCATGA
- the LOC112669272 gene encoding keratin-associated protein 12-3-like, whose product MCYTSCSPGCQASCFTSSPCQASGYVPVSCRPSVSVPVSCRPSVYVVPSSQSSVCLPVSCKPLVFVASSCQSSGSCQPSRPTLVCRPVSCSTPSCFCP is encoded by the coding sequence ATGTGCTACACCAGCTGCTCCCCCGGCTGCCAGGCTTCCTGCTTCACCTCCAGCCCCTGCCAGGCGTCCGGCTACGTGCCCGTGAGCTGCCGGCCCTCCGTGTCCGTGCCCGTGAGCTGCCGGCCCTCTGTGTATGTCGTCCCCTCCTCCCAGTCCTCCGTGTGCCTGCCCGTGAGCTGCAAGCCCCTGGTGTTTGTGGCCTCCTCCTGCCAGTCCTCTGGGTCCTGCCAGCCCTCCCGCCCCACCCTGGTCTGCAGGCCCGTCTCCTGTAGCACCCCGTCCTGCTTCTGCCCATGA